In Sphingomonas sp. LR60, the following are encoded in one genomic region:
- a CDS encoding DUF3140 domain-containing protein encodes MADDHDAIAKDFAEAVNMAPAELEKFLDSDESKSVGWKGDDGKGSGESVGHESGRRIVAIKRKKKADLTDDDYAHMKKVVGYVHRHLAQGGPTKDKEHSDWRYSLMNWGHDPLK; translated from the coding sequence ATGGCCGACGATCACGATGCGATTGCGAAGGACTTTGCCGAGGCGGTCAACATGGCGCCGGCCGAATTGGAGAAGTTTCTCGACAGCGACGAGAGCAAGAGCGTCGGCTGGAAGGGAGACGACGGCAAAGGATCAGGCGAGAGCGTCGGGCATGAGTCAGGCCGGCGGATCGTCGCGATCAAGCGCAAGAAGAAGGCCGACCTGACCGACGACGACTACGCGCACATGAAGAAGGTGGTCGGCTACGTGCATCGCCATCTGGCGCAGGGTGGACCCACGAAGGACAAGGAGCATTCGGACTGGCGCTATTCGCTCATGAACTGGGGGCATGATCCACTGAAGTGA
- a CDS encoding GAF domain-containing protein, which produces MYNFQIEAESKPALYRELLEALDALTAGERDGIANMANAAALIAQYLPDLNWSGFYRLVEDELVLGPFQGKAACIRIPLGKGVCGTAAAERRTQLVADVHAFPGHIACDAASRSELVVPIVRDGALLGVLDLDSPSPARFDEEDARGCEALMEMLAGRL; this is translated from the coding sequence ATGTACAATTTCCAGATCGAAGCCGAATCGAAGCCGGCGCTGTATCGCGAGCTTCTTGAGGCGCTTGACGCGCTGACTGCGGGTGAGCGCGATGGTATCGCGAACATGGCCAATGCCGCCGCGCTGATCGCGCAATATCTGCCGGACCTGAACTGGTCGGGGTTCTACCGGCTGGTCGAGGACGAGCTGGTGCTCGGACCGTTCCAGGGCAAGGCCGCCTGTATCCGCATCCCGCTCGGCAAGGGCGTGTGCGGAACGGCGGCGGCGGAGCGGCGCACGCAGTTGGTCGCCGACGTCCACGCCTTCCCCGGGCACATCGCCTGCGATGCGGCAAGCCGCTCGGAACTGGTGGTGCCGATCGTCCGCGACGGCGCGCTGCTAGGGGTGCTCGACCTCGACAGCCCGTCGCCGGCGCGCTTCGACGAAGAGGACGCCCGCGGGTGCGAGGCCCTCATGGAGATGCTGGCGGGGCGGCTGTAG
- a CDS encoding ImmA/IrrE family metallo-endopeptidase — protein MLRRPRNTILLVLAAASCQIAAAPAPIDPLSTRISLIRDRFVTAVRRCGITPRFVPTIAVLSTPSVIAYDDTQRTIFVGRWETLPPPIQSFFERWAAKDFPGQPPHRLYDQLFNDFLVGHELGHWLADQSIRSLGLDHYDAEIMANRFAIAFSNLRHPMKTGRIVGRFSYLTTLPNPVPPGEDERTWFNTHYESLGRTNPLAYNWYQGRFMAQAWKLRHTGNFCALVKASTDDS, from the coding sequence ATGCTCCGGCGCCCGCGCAACACTATCCTTCTGGTTCTCGCCGCCGCGTCTTGCCAGATCGCGGCGGCACCGGCGCCGATTGATCCATTAAGCACGCGCATTTCGTTGATACGGGATCGCTTCGTCACCGCCGTTCGACGTTGTGGCATAACGCCACGGTTCGTACCGACGATCGCGGTTCTGAGCACGCCCTCCGTCATCGCGTATGACGATACTCAGCGAACAATCTTTGTCGGTCGCTGGGAGACGCTGCCACCGCCGATCCAAAGTTTCTTTGAACGATGGGCGGCGAAGGACTTCCCCGGACAGCCGCCGCATCGTTTGTACGACCAACTTTTCAATGACTTCCTCGTCGGGCATGAATTGGGGCACTGGCTGGCGGATCAATCAATCCGATCGCTTGGGCTGGATCATTACGACGCAGAAATCATGGCGAACCGATTTGCGATCGCCTTCTCCAATCTGCGCCACCCTATGAAGACCGGCCGCATTGTCGGGCGCTTCTCCTATCTGACGACATTGCCGAACCCGGTTCCGCCCGGTGAGGATGAGCGTACGTGGTTCAACACTCATTATGAGAGCCTCGGACGGACGAACCCGCTCGCCTATAACTGGTATCAGGGTCGATTCATGGCGCAGGCTTGGAAGCTTCGCCATACAGGTAATTTCTGCGCACTTGTCAAAGCATCAACCGACGACAGTTGA
- a CDS encoding M15 family metallopeptidase: MLTQHGAALASCRAAWPEGAVQLPTILAALAVIAATPVQAQLCDGGRVPTSADGRVLGHLPYGDAAPDALVPVPSALSVNSCVLRREVLPDLQRLIEAAARDPAAGGQILALSCHRSITYQEAVFCREGQTDAAQRALSVAPPGHSEHATGFALDFAFRPRRNDCPDAEACVAATPAFRWLVKNAARYGFEMSFPAGNRQRVKWEPWHWRWVGASATVPGAARARALFADARVRYPAEPAVPRDPVVIAQVAAPPVYMGAIAPPECRKGKCKVARAKKR; this comes from the coding sequence ATGCTGACCCAACATGGCGCGGCTCTTGCCAGTTGCCGCGCGGCATGGCCAGAGGGCGCGGTGCAACTTCCGACGATCCTCGCCGCGCTGGCAGTAATCGCCGCCACTCCCGTGCAGGCGCAATTGTGCGATGGCGGGCGCGTGCCGACGTCTGCGGATGGCCGCGTGCTCGGGCATCTGCCTTATGGTGACGCCGCGCCCGACGCGCTGGTCCCCGTGCCCTCGGCCCTGTCGGTCAATTCCTGCGTGCTGCGGCGCGAGGTGTTGCCCGATCTGCAGCGGCTGATCGAGGCAGCGGCGCGCGACCCGGCGGCGGGCGGCCAGATCCTCGCCTTGTCGTGCCACCGCTCGATCACCTATCAGGAAGCGGTGTTCTGCCGCGAGGGACAGACCGATGCCGCGCAGCGCGCCTTGTCGGTCGCGCCGCCGGGACATAGCGAGCACGCTACCGGCTTCGCGCTCGACTTCGCGTTTCGCCCGCGCCGCAACGATTGCCCGGACGCCGAGGCGTGCGTCGCGGCGACCCCGGCGTTTCGCTGGCTCGTGAAGAATGCGGCGCGCTACGGCTTCGAAATGTCGTTCCCGGCGGGCAATCGCCAACGCGTGAAATGGGAGCCGTGGCACTGGCGCTGGGTGGGGGCGAGCGCCACGGTGCCGGGGGCAGCACGGGCGCGGGCGTTGTTCGCCGATGCGCGGGTGCGCTACCCGGCCGAACCGGCGGTGCCGCGCGATCCGGTCGTAATCGCGCAGGTCGCTGCGCCGCCGGTGTATATGGGAGCGATCGCGCCGCCGGAGTGCCGCAAGGGTAAGTGCAAGGTGGCGCGGGCGAAGAAGCGGTAG
- a CDS encoding LysR family transcriptional regulator, whose product MRLPDFEAWAIFAAVAEHRSFSGAADAIGLSKATVSKAVSRLEAHLGVSLFHRTSRRLALTEAGAPLADHAARIVAEAQAAEEAARIGARMPSGRVRLAAPMTFGVKNVAPLLADFLREHPQIEIELHLSDARVDIVAEGFDVALRIADLPDSSLRARRLCSIAAHLVAAPSYLAEHGTPTHAAQLGEHRLLGYTNITGPWRFRGPEGAEVSVRAAGPLAANSGEALVPALEAGLGIARLPSFIVGEALAAGRVVEILHDWAPAPIGLHLLTPPSALRPARVDALIAFLSARLRD is encoded by the coding sequence ATGAGGCTCCCTGATTTCGAGGCCTGGGCGATCTTCGCCGCAGTGGCCGAGCACCGGTCGTTCAGCGGCGCGGCAGATGCGATCGGGTTGAGCAAGGCGACGGTGTCCAAGGCGGTGTCGCGGCTGGAAGCGCATCTGGGGGTGTCGCTGTTCCATCGCACCTCGAGGCGACTGGCGCTGACCGAGGCGGGCGCGCCGCTCGCCGATCATGCTGCACGGATCGTCGCCGAGGCGCAGGCCGCCGAGGAGGCGGCACGGATCGGCGCGCGTATGCCGAGCGGGCGGGTGCGGCTGGCCGCGCCGATGACCTTCGGGGTCAAGAATGTCGCGCCGCTGCTCGCCGACTTCCTGCGCGAGCATCCGCAGATCGAGATCGAGTTGCACTTGTCCGATGCGCGTGTCGATATCGTCGCGGAGGGATTCGACGTGGCGTTGCGGATCGCCGATCTGCCCGACAGCTCGCTGCGCGCGCGGCGATTGTGCTCGATCGCGGCGCATCTGGTGGCCGCGCCGTCGTATCTTGCCGAGCATGGCACGCCGACCCATGCGGCGCAGCTCGGGGAACACCGGCTGCTCGGCTATACCAATATCACCGGCCCGTGGCGTTTCCGGGGTCCGGAGGGCGCGGAGGTGTCGGTGCGCGCGGCCGGGCCGCTGGCGGCGAATAGCGGCGAGGCGCTGGTCCCGGCGCTCGAGGCCGGGCTGGGCATCGCGCGGCTGCCCAGCTTCATCGTCGGCGAGGCGCTGGCGGCGGGGCGGGTGGTCGAGATCCTCCACGACTGGGCGCCCGCGCCAATCGGCCTTCACTTGCTCACACCGCCCAGCGCGTTGCGCCCGGCACGGGTCGATGCGCTGATCGCGTTCCTGAGCGCCCGGCTGCGCGATTGA
- the wrbA gene encoding NAD(P)H:quinone oxidoreductase has translation MTKVLVLYYSSYGHIEMMADAIAEGARSGGAEVDIRRVAETAPAEIVKAAGFKTDTAHPEIEGPDALANYDAIVVGAPTRYGRMPSQMAAFWDTTGGLWMKGALIGKVGGAFTSTASQHGGQETTLFSILTNLLHHGMTIVGLDYGYQGQMGVDEVKGGTPYGASTLADGDGSRQPSAVELDGARYQGKRIAETAAKLKA, from the coding sequence ATGACCAAGGTGCTCGTGCTTTATTATTCGTCCTACGGCCATATCGAGATGATGGCCGACGCCATCGCGGAAGGCGCGCGCAGCGGCGGCGCAGAGGTCGACATCCGTCGCGTCGCCGAAACCGCGCCCGCCGAGATTGTCAAGGCAGCCGGCTTCAAGACTGACACCGCGCATCCCGAGATCGAGGGGCCGGATGCGCTCGCCAATTATGACGCGATCGTCGTCGGCGCCCCGACCCGCTACGGCCGGATGCCGAGCCAGATGGCGGCGTTCTGGGATACGACCGGCGGGCTGTGGATGAAGGGTGCGCTGATCGGCAAGGTCGGCGGCGCGTTCACCTCGACCGCCAGCCAGCATGGCGGTCAGGAAACGACATTGTTCTCGATCCTCACCAACCTGCTCCACCATGGCATGACGATCGTCGGGCTCGACTATGGCTACCAGGGCCAGATGGGTGTCGACGAGGTCAAGGGCGGCACACCGTACGGCGCGAGCACGCTCGCCGATGGCGACGGCAGCCGTCAGCCCTCGGCGGTCGAACTGGACGGCGCGCGCTACCAGGGCAAGCGCATCGCCGAGACCGCCGCTAAGCTGAAGGCGTAA
- a CDS encoding RluA family pseudouridine synthase, producing the protein MLGQHVLFLDGEALVIDKPAGLPVDPPRAGGLSLENHLSSLTFGFHRWPVAVHRLDRDTSGCLLLSRNPKAHARFQQAFERGEVSKRYVAILDGVPTGEFGTIDLPLGKVSTAEEGWRMTRDPRGKAARTDWRLLGTHDGRALVEFRPATGRTHQIRVHAREGLGVPVTGDPVYGTAHPGGMMLHAIALSLPRTGKEDVAAEAPWPERFTALGFEEDKTD; encoded by the coding sequence ATGTTGGGTCAGCATGTTCTCTTCCTCGATGGCGAGGCGTTGGTCATCGACAAGCCCGCCGGGCTGCCGGTCGATCCGCCGCGTGCCGGCGGCCTCAGCCTCGAAAATCATCTGTCGTCGCTCACCTTCGGGTTCCACCGCTGGCCGGTCGCGGTGCACCGCCTCGACCGCGACACGAGCGGCTGCCTGCTGCTGTCGCGCAATCCCAAGGCGCACGCGCGGTTCCAGCAGGCGTTCGAGCGCGGTGAGGTCAGCAAGCGCTATGTCGCGATCCTCGATGGCGTGCCCACCGGTGAGTTCGGGACGATTGACCTGCCACTCGGCAAGGTATCGACCGCCGAGGAAGGCTGGCGGATGACCCGCGACCCGCGCGGCAAGGCGGCGCGCACCGACTGGCGCCTGCTGGGGACGCACGATGGCCGCGCCCTGGTCGAGTTCCGCCCCGCCACGGGGCGCACGCACCAGATCCGCGTCCACGCGCGCGAGGGGCTCGGCGTGCCGGTCACCGGCGATCCCGTCTATGGCACGGCGCATCCCGGCGGCATGATGCTCCACGCCATCGCCCTGTCGCTGCCGCGCACGGGCAAGGAGGACGTGGCCGCAGAGGCACCGTGGCCGGAGCGGTTCACGGCATTGGGGTTCGAGGAAGACAAGACGGACTGA
- a CDS encoding DUF1996 domain-containing protein has protein sequence MKKIVISGAMILAASTAYAATISSSTIKTIASKVTVIAAPMTTKLSGVLPATITSNGTAKTIEPVPGAISKGLLPGQGQLDRIASNFDADKYLVPSWGSGEIASTGRPDVVGAFRFMCSPGQVRRDDPIVFPGQPGKSHLHQFFGNTAANAYSTYGSLRTKGDSTCNNMLNRSAYWIPAMLNGKGKVVRPDYVVIYYKRLPESSPDCQKMGKACVALPRGMRYIFGYNMSTGVAEHFYFNCDGPTATPGHYADIVTAAKNCPVGNRIGAVVNGPNCWDGKNLNSADHRSHVGYADYGDTGVLKCPANLPYVIPAFTLGAWYEVDEDLDRSGEWSAGKSTWSLSSDTMPGMPVKRPGSTFHADWMGAWDDDTMKTWMDNCINKLLSCNGGDLGNGKQMRGDPNFDWVAHPRLIDVPAA, from the coding sequence ATGAAAAAGATCGTCATTTCGGGCGCCATGATCCTGGCCGCCTCAACTGCTTATGCCGCCACTATCTCGTCGAGCACGATCAAGACGATCGCAAGCAAAGTGACGGTCATCGCCGCGCCGATGACGACGAAACTTAGTGGTGTCCTGCCTGCGACGATCACCAGCAATGGCACCGCCAAGACGATCGAGCCGGTTCCGGGCGCGATCTCTAAGGGATTGCTGCCCGGACAGGGTCAGCTCGATCGGATTGCTTCGAATTTCGATGCCGACAAGTATCTGGTCCCGTCGTGGGGCAGTGGCGAGATCGCGAGCACCGGTCGTCCCGACGTCGTCGGTGCGTTCCGCTTCATGTGCAGCCCAGGCCAGGTGCGGCGCGACGATCCGATCGTCTTCCCGGGGCAGCCGGGCAAGAGCCACCTGCACCAGTTCTTCGGTAACACCGCTGCCAACGCTTATTCGACGTACGGCAGCCTGCGGACCAAGGGTGACAGCACCTGCAACAACATGCTGAACCGCTCGGCCTACTGGATCCCGGCGATGCTGAACGGCAAGGGCAAGGTGGTGCGCCCCGACTACGTCGTGATCTACTACAAGCGCTTGCCCGAAAGCAGCCCCGACTGTCAGAAGATGGGCAAGGCATGCGTCGCGCTGCCGCGCGGGATGCGCTACATCTTCGGCTACAACATGAGCACGGGTGTTGCCGAGCATTTCTACTTCAACTGCGATGGTCCGACGGCCACGCCGGGCCATTATGCGGACATCGTGACCGCGGCGAAGAACTGCCCGGTCGGCAACCGGATCGGCGCGGTCGTCAATGGTCCGAACTGCTGGGACGGCAAGAACCTGAACAGCGCCGATCACCGCAGCCATGTCGGCTATGCGGACTATGGCGATACCGGCGTGCTGAAGTGCCCGGCGAACCTGCCGTACGTCATCCCGGCCTTCACGCTGGGCGCATGGTACGAAGTCGATGAGGATCTCGACCGGTCGGGCGAATGGTCGGCGGGCAAGTCGACCTGGTCGCTGTCGTCGGACACCATGCCGGGGATGCCGGTCAAGCGTCCGGGCTCGACCTTCCACGCCGACTGGATGGGCGCGTGGGACGACGATACCATGAAGACGTGGATGGATAACTGCATCAACAAGCTGCTGAGCTGCAATGGCGGCGATCTCGGGAACGGCAAGCAGATGCGCGGTGATCCGAACTTCGACTGGGTCGCCCATCCGCGGCTGATCGACGTCCCCGCCGCCTGA